A genomic stretch from Aedes albopictus strain Foshan chromosome 2, AalbF5, whole genome shotgun sequence includes:
- the LOC109399449 gene encoding adult-specific cuticular protein ACP-20-like has translation MLKDYQKELKTEVKLKSEVQKEEVEVDEVSKDKVYSYEFGYGVKDPKTGDSKDQWEKSVEGKVKGVYKVAESDGTVRIVEYEADDKKGFEAKVTNVAPEIKSEKIIKEEEKEPYSYSYLKKFTY, from the coding sequence ATGCTCAAAGATTACCAGAAGGAACTGAAAACTGAAGTGAAGCTGAAATCTGAAGTGCAAAAGGAAGAAGTCGAAGTCGATGAGGTGTCTAAAGATAAGGTTTACAGCTATGAGTTCGGGTATGGAGTTAAAGATCCAAAGACCGGCGATAGCAAGGACCAGTGGGAGAAAAGCGTCGAAGGGAAAGTCAAAGGAGTTTATAAAGTGGCCGAATCGGATGGTACGGTGCGAATAGTTGAGTATGAGGCAGATGATAAGAAAGGATTCGAAGCAAAGGTGACAAATGTGGCACCTGAGATCAAAAGCGAAAAAATAATCAAGGAAGAGGAAAAAGAACCGTACAGCTACAGCTACCTGAAGAAATTTACCTACTAA